From the genome of Nicotiana sylvestris chromosome 2, ASM39365v2, whole genome shotgun sequence, one region includes:
- the LOC138884945 gene encoding uncharacterized protein translates to MKSQALADRLAENPVDDEYQPLRTYFPDEEVNSVKAISKDTNAWKMFFDGAVNAKGVGIREILISPTDQHYPATTRLRFFCTNNTAEYEAYVMGINMAIDQDVKELLIMGDSEPIIRQAQVEWETRDVKLNPYRQHVEDLSKQFKSIEFRYIPRCHNELADALGTLASMLPYPGNAHIDPLEIQIRERYGYCNTVESEPNIQPWYHDIKRFMKTKEYPE, encoded by the coding sequence ATGAAatcccaggcgttagcagatcgcTTGGCagaaaacccggttgatgatgaataccaacctttgagaacctacttcccggatgaagaggtaaattcagttaAGGCAATATCCAAAGATactaatgcttggaaaatgttctttgatggagcagtaaacgcaaaaggtgttggaatcagggaaatcttgatctcacccactgatcagcattatccagccacaacCCGGCTTCgttttttctgcacaaacaacactgccgagtatgaagcctacgTTATGGGTATAAATATGGCAATTGACCAAGATGTtaaagaattgttaatcatgggagactcgGAACcaattatccgacaagctcaagtAGAATGGGAGACCCGAGATGTCAAACTTAATCCctacaggcaacatgtggaagatcttagcaagcaattcaagtcaatagagttcaggtatatccctcgttgtcacaatgaactagctgatgcacttggtactttggcctcgatgctgccatacccaggAAATGCCCAtattgatcccttggaaatccaaatccgggaAAGGTACGGTTACTGTAATACGGTTGAATCAGAACCGaatattcagccatggtatcatgacatcaaaagattTATGAAAACTAAAGAATACCCCGAgtaa